In Camelina sativa cultivar DH55 chromosome 13, Cs, whole genome shotgun sequence, the genomic window TTTGACTTTGAGATGGTGCTCGGCCGCGTAAGCCACGGCTTTACGAAGCTCATCCTCCGTCGTTGGATACGTGACGTTAGCCGCGCGGCATGTTTTGCGGTCGGGCCACGTGCCGTACGCGTTAAAGACGGTGCAACCGGTTTGGTCGCATCGGACCGGTGGTTGTGGTGGTACGGATTGAACGGTCCAtatagtgaagaagaagaagaagaagaaagatagaaatgaaaaataaagaaggGTATGAGAACAATAACGCATCatgatttatgttttatctCTTGGATCtctctggttttggttttggttttggtttatgcTTTACTTATGTATAAATGAGATTTTTATTGAAGATTGAAAACATTGCTTTGaagcaaataaataatattgcCGGATCTTTATTGTATATATTGAGTTTGATCATCTTCTGAATTTAGTGTGacatatcatttatttttaagtagCAGCTGATTTATTCGAAGATGgtaaagaattaaaaatttagtataaTCTAGATCTggtcaaaaccttttttttttttttcaaagatctGGTCAAAACCTAAAGTGATAGAAAATATTGTAGGTTTAAATATGAAACAGAAATTCCCACTAAgtatatcatcatcattcatattaagaaaaaatatatgcaatGGAACTAAAATAGTGAAAAGGTGGAAATTGACAAAATAATTGATCTgacaaaaaagtacaaaaggAAAAGCGtgttgtgtttggttttaaagCGGTGATAAAATGATTGATGCTTATAACTGATTTGTTTAACAATAGTTGATactaattgaaagaaaattatacTATGTATGTacgtatatctatatatatactccaaCATTGATTATATAGATAATTAATGAATAGTAAAAATGCTTAATATCAGCTGAATAAATTTGGTGAATTTTAGTTtacatatcaatatatatatatatatagtatcaaaaaaattgatgtgtacgtaaatgatataatataatttcaaaactaAGATAGTTTAAGCATTTGAGTAAGGGTTATTAATCATGATTACTTTTCCTTGACATTGGTGATTAGTTATTCAGTAAGTGGTTGAAGTTATATAAGTATAAGATTAatctaatactatatttttagtGTTGGTTATGGTTgaagttatatataattaagattaatctaatactatatttttagtTGGTTAAGGATTCGACAATGGGCACAATACCATTATTATCATGGAGTAAGCGGCAAATAAACTCTCTAAGGTCATTGGTTCCCCTGGCCAACCGATACTTATAACAAAGATGTTCTCGTGGAAACAAAACCATCATGCCAATTGCCAATCCAGTCCAGCTTTTGTAGGACCGAttataaagttttgaaaaaagttGGTCAGTACTTGGCCGGGCTCATCATATAGATTAAAAACCCTATTTAATTTAACGGTTAGTTGTGAACTACTGATCTGCACAGCCAAAGTATATGACGGATCTAaaagttataatcaaatttgagTTTTGTCTCAAAAACGTAGCAAGTCGGATTTTTAATCTAATTGAATTAACTTTCAAATTAGgaatttctttttcctttctttctttatgcagtatgttttttattttggagTTTATTATAATCTCAGACCAATGTTTTTGTTAAGTTTGAGAAATATTTGTTTGGTAATAAAATTACGTATATAAGAAAAGCGAacatatagttttaaaataaactttcatagtttcatatataaatattcaatAATTGGGGCCGGAGTTTGAGTCATGCAACATACATGAATTAGTTATGTTTAGATAATCCAAGAATCATACGTCGTTTGGAATAAAGTCGTACGTAAGTACGTACTACATTTTCGTAAGAAGTATACTTAGGATATATGTGATGATTTTTAATTCCTTGTGTTTACTGGTTACTGGTAAATCTCGTTACTAGCTCGTTGAACGATGCTAGTGAATCATTAACTTATCTGTTTTCTGTTGAGTGATACTATATCCTTCTTAATTATTCTATttaaagactatatatatatatatatatatatgtttttgaaccaaaaaaagaaagaaagaccgTTGTGTTATAGCCAATCGTGAGGtcagtatatatatggttatggTATATGTAGACTACAGTAGCACCTTTTTGATCAGTATATATAGAGTATAGAGCACCATATTATGGTTTGGATTGGTTCGGCTGATTTCGTTTGTGAGTTTGTCTTAATTGTACGATTAGGGCCATTAGGCTTAAGTAATAGTAGTATTTGTTTGGTCATTAATTAATACTGATCATGCTTCTAGATAAGATCATGATTATTTTTTCATGCTTAAaagacatttttgaaaaaaaaacctagatcattatgttgtttaatttatatactatGGCGCGTGGttgattaatttgttaattataacatgtattaattatgtttatgtacCAATGCTTGAACAAGTTCAAACAATATTGGTATATGTCAGCTCAGCTGGTGTTATTTCTTATTGAACAATATGTTCGTTTATAGCAACCGGTCTTAATAATATTCAGACCACAAATTAGATATAGTTCATATTATAAGCATTTAACattttgatttattgatttttgaGTAGTTCGACTTGCAATATATATACAGGCATTACATATAAGAAATCGATAAACTTCTAGTATAGTGCATGTTAGTATCAGAGTTGCTATGAAATGACATCATCACAATGTTCCGGTGTCGATGGAGGTGCCTGATCTCAACTGTAAATTGAGACCACCTCACATGTTAATGCAAATAGTTAAGTTGGAAAGACCAATACATGAACATGCAAGAACACATGAGTTTTCGTATTTctactaaaatatattattataggaTTGATATcaaaacactacaagaaaacacagaTTTTCCGACTACGATCGGCGACTATATTCATAGTcgttaaatttagcgactacatACCCACTAATTCGCGACTGCTTTATGACTattagcgactaaatagtgaCAAAAAACAACGAAATGAGAATAATCGTTAATTtggcgactattttgcgactatTTCGGCGTGTCGCAAATTGctgtcgcaaaatagtcgctaaattagcgACTAAATGATAGTTGCTTGAGTAGTAGGAAATTtggcgactattttgcgacattTCCGGCGGGTCGCAAaatttagtcgctaaatagtcgcTTAACACGTGTATATAAACACGTTTTTAGCATTCGAAGTAGGTGTACTTGTATTTGGTGACTACGTAGTATAGTCACTTTTTAGTCGCTAAATATGTCTATATAAACTGAGCTCACCAATCGTTTTTCTCACTCACAGAAACACaaagcaacacaaaaaaaaagagatcataTATAGAGATTTGCAAAGACTCGTTTTTGCAAATATagagatttataataatgtcaggaagttacaattatagtaatttcCGAGAGTGGATGTACAAGAGGATCGATGAGGTGACGGGaaattttacagaagagttcaGAGCCGGGATGGAGCAGTTCATACAATTTGCAAATAGCCAGCCTTTTCCACAAGAAAACGGGGGTAAGTTTTTTTGCCCTTGTAGTAGGTGCAAAAACGGGAAGCGTTTTCTAGGGACTagaatttggaatcatctttttagttatgggtttatgccagattattatgtttggtataagcatggggaagaaattaatatggataTAGGAACGAGTACTGTTGATCCGACATTTATTAGTGGGAGTGAGGAagtgggtaatgtagtagaagatagatatgtggatatggtgaatgatgcatttccttcTAATGTGGGTTATGATGATAACTATCAATGGGATGAGGGTTATCAGAGTGTAGAAGAACCAGTActtaaccattcaaaaaaattctatgacttgttagaaagtgcaaaaaatccaatatatgaTGGTTGTCGTGAAGGTCAGTCACAATTATCTTTAGCTGCTAGAGTTATGCAAAATAAGGcagattataatatgagtgaaaagttagtggattcaGTATGAGAAATGTTGAGTGATTATTTACCAGAGGGAAACCAGGCTACGGGTTCTCATTacgagacagagaaattgatgcgcaatttaggactcccatatcatacaattgatgtttgtataaacaattgtatgttattcTGGAAAGAtgccaaaaaggaagaaaaatgtttgttttgtgatgcaCCAAGATGGAAGCCTAAGAATGACCGACGcagaaccaaagtaccatatagtcgtatgtggtaCTTACCTATTGGTAATAGActgaagagaatgtatcagagTCACAAGAATGCAACAGCAATGCGATGGCATGCCGAGCACCAAGCAAAGGTGGGAGAAATGAGTCATCCGTCTGATGCAGCGGAGTGgaagtattttcaagaacaaaatcctcaaTTTGCTGAAGAACCACGTAACGTGTANTTGCGTATGACATGTTATCTAGATGGACAACACATGGTAAATTGTCTTGTCCAGTTTGCATGGACGATATAAAGTCTTTTTATCTACCGAATGGAAGGAAGACatattggtttgattgtcatcggaGATTTCTTCCTCCTGATCATCCTCTGAGGaggaataaaaaatatttcttgaagCGAAAAGACGCTACAAGAGAGTATACACCAGAGTCCTTGACTGGTGAGCAAGTTTATTCTGAGCGGTTGAATTGTGTAAATCCTCCAAGAACCAAGGACGTcggtggaaatggtcatgaCAGGAAGATGCATGGATATGGAAAGGACCATAACTGGCACAAGGAAAGCATTTTATGGTCGCTACCGTACTGGAAGGACCTTAATCTCcgacataatattgatgtgatgcatacagagaagatttttttggacaacatcaTGTACACTCTTATGCGTGTGAaaggtaaatcaaaagattccGTCATGTCAAGGTTGGATATAGCAAAGTTCTGTTCTCGGCCACACTTACATCTTTATAGTAGGGGTAAAGCACTTTTCCCGCCCTATACATTGACAGACGAAGCCAGAACAAGCTTATTAGAATGTGTGAAATACTCGGTGAAATTCCCAGATGGCTATTCAGCAGACTTAGCTAGTTGTGTTgatatggaaaatggaaagttttcaggCATGAAGAGCCATGACTGCCATGTTTTCATGGAGCGGttacttccatttatctttgcagaACTCCTTGACCGGAATGTCCACCTTGCGTTATCaggtatattaattaattatttaaagttctatatatatatatatgaagtgagTAATTGTGAtgaaatttgaataaatataatattgtagGGGTTGGAGCATTTTTCCGGGACTTTTGCTCGAGAACTTTGCAAACAAGTCGACTTCAAATTCTAAAATAGAACATTGTTTTAATCCTCTACAATTTGGAATAGATATTTCCACCATCCTTTTTTGTTGTGATGGAGCACCTGCCTATACATCTTCCCTACGAAGCTTAATTGGGAGACCctgtccaatataggtggatgtatccttttgaaggtttttcaaaaaattgaaagaaaaagcaaagaacaaaagatatgcggCTGGATCAATTGTAGAAtcatatatcaatgacgagattgctTATTTCTCTGAGCACTACTTTGCTGCGAATATACGAAAAAAATCAAGGTGAGCGATTaagagtaaatatttttaatgtgatatttaatttaatagtcctaatgattactttttaattatttggtcagattaacaagatttgatgaaggTGAAGCGTTGGCATATCATGTCCCTGGAGTACCTTCTATATTTACTCAAGTTGGCCGTCCAAGtggagaaatgaatgaaatatgGCTTTCACGTGATGACTATCGTTGCGCACACGCATATGTTTTAcggaattgtgactattttcagccaattgagaggtatataattAGTTACATATCACAAATTAGTTACATTTTTAGATATCTAATTCCACTATATTTTCTCATATACATTGGTGATCTTATCTTTCTATATAGTATGTTCGAGGATTATATTTCGGCAAAATATCCAGGACTTACCGAGAAAGAACTCTCCGCGAAAAGAGCTGACGAATATCATTCTTGGGTTAAAGAATATGTATGTTAAACCATTTTTCGTGAAATACATATTGtacttattgttattatttaacataacaagactatatatatatgcaggttaGTTATTGGAACGCCTCAAATCCATTTCCTACTTGGGTTCAAGAGATTGTGCATGGACCTTTGAACAAGGCTAAAACATGGCCAATGTATTTTACAAGAggttatttgtttcatacagAGAACCACGGTGCTGGACGAAAGACATGTAATTATGGGGTCTCtgttaaaggtgaaaattaTACGGATGCATCTAACGCTGCAGATTTCTATGGAACAATAACTGATATCATAAAACTTAAGTATGAGGAGATGCTTGGGTTGAAGATCACACTATTTAAGTGCAAGTGGTATGACCCTGTAATTGGTAGAGGCACTCGGAGAAGTAATGGTGGCATTGTAGACGTTCTTTCAACCAGAAAGTACAATAAAAATgaaccatttattctaggtATGTATATAAACGAATAATTATTTACTGTCATTATcacatttatatacaatatgtgTAACTTTTACATGTTGATTGCAAAACAGCATCTCAAGCCTCATAGGTTTGTTATATTCAGTACCCATACATAAAGAAACCGAAGCATTTATGGCTCAATGTTCTAAAAGTGAATCCGAGGGAAAACATTGATGGAGAACCAAGTCttttgcaaacagaaaatgataATGCTGTATTGATGACCACAATTGAAGATGTCATTGTAGACAATTTGGAAAGGAGAGAACCAATAAACATTGACTACGATGTTGCAGACGCGGAACCTGAAGATGAATTTATGTGTAATTTATCGTCTtcggaagatgatgaagaagacgacgaagaaccCTGAAGTCACTTTTGGTGCTTtaagatatgtaaaataaattatgtattttattaaaatctaatggttttatttactttttaataaacatttggAAGACCTTGTTAATTTCTTtaagattattgttttatacaatcaatataacattttatgtgttttaaaaaaaatatatatatatataacattggGGTTACTCGAACCCAGATCTGATGATTACAATCAGAGTACATTAACCATCTGAACCAATTTCTCTTTTGTGTATATTGACAAAACGTATCAGTTATATTGTGTAACACTCCTCTTATATTTTGGGCAAAAGAAATTTGGGACAAAATATTTCGATCCGATCCATTAACAAAACACTCGATccattaagaaaataaaacctaaatcaATTCCTTCGCTTCCATTAACCCTGATCAATCCTAAATATttcgatctctccttcttcctcacttccGCATCTCCTTCGCTTCCATTAACCCTAATCAAttcgatctctccttcttcctcaatctaaaccctaacctaaacctaaaacactcgatctctccttcttcctcacttcctcatctccttcttccattAACCCTAAATCTTTCTTCTACAATCTTCTACAATCAATCCTCATCTCACTTCCGCATCTCAATCTCACTTCCTCAGCTCATGTCGAATCCTGCGGTTAAGAAAACATTAAGGAGAAAGGTTGGGTGCAACCTTTCTCAGAGAGTTTCCGCATCTAATCTCACCAACCCTCAGAGAGCCGCACCATCTAATCCATCCGCAGCTGTTCATCTCACCAACTTTCAGAGAGCCGGACCGTCTAACCCATCTGCAGCCGTTAATCAAACCAACCCGCTACCACCGCAGTACAATTTCACCCCGACTGCTCAAATTCCTCAGTCGTTCACGCCGTCGGAGGAAGAACTATTTATGCCCCAACAAGTACAAATACCGCATTTCCGGAACTTCCCACCGCCACAGACCCTTTTCCAGAGCTCCGACAATCGAGTTCCTGATCCGCCTGTTCCGTCGCTTGAGGTTCAGAACTATCCACCGAATCCACCGGAGGATCATACGCTGTCTCCACCGCATCAGTCCCATGGAAGTCTTCCTCAACTCCAGAATGACACGATGCAATCTCTAACCGCCTTCCTCATGATGCCTGGCCGTGAGACGTTTACGACAGTTCTATCTCTTAAACCACTGAAGAACACGACTTGGTATGTTTCGCTTCCTGTTAATTGTGTGGAATTTGATGGTTTGATTAAAACAcgacttgtttgtttgattcagAGTTTCTATTTGACTCGTTTAATTAAGGCAAAGCTCTAGTTCTCATAGTGTAGTTTGTCCGATACTAAGTATGTTTTGCTCTCTAATATGACAAACAATTAGCATTCGATTATCTAAGTTAGTTTGTTCGATACTTGGTATGTTTTGCTTTCTAATATGACAAACAATTAGCATTCGATTATCTGAGTTAgtttgtttgatatttggtatgttttgctttttaatatgACAAACAACTAGCATTCGATTATCTGAGTTAgtttgtttgatatttggtATGTTTTGCTTTCTAATATGACAAACAATTAGCATTCGATTATCTGAGTTAgtttgtttgatatttggtATGTTTTGCTTTCTAATATGACAAACAATTAGCATTCGATTAACTGAGTTAGTTAAGAACTTTGATTGTCTGAGCTTTCTAACTGATCAAACTAACTACAATTTGTTTACATGTGTGTGTGGAGGTTTGATAGGGACAAAAAAGGCCAACTTGTTTGGAAGATTACCaagatttttataaacaaattcgATGGTCCATATTATACTTGGTCTTGTGTGCCTCCCGATAGAAAAGATAGATACTTCATGGAGTTTGTGGTAAGAATAGTACAATGTAACCCGTTttatacttttgtttattgtttgttttcacTGATATAattccttctctctttgttaTGTAGAAAACTCACACCTGGGATCTATTGATAACAGGGACCGTTCAAGCACATTTCAACACCATCTGTAACCGCCGGATAAAGGGCATGGTTAGCGATGCAAGGACGGCCCGAATAAAACCTTCATGGATTGAAGGTGACCTCTGGAAAGTGATGGTTGCTAATTGGGAtactgaagaacaacaacaaaggagTTCCACCTATTCCAAGTGtcgtatgtctgaccgtaatggtctcggtCCTCACATCCACTTATCAGGCCCTAAGTCATATAGGGAAATCCAAGATGATCTGGTACTAAatcatttctattttgttagtttcatttaTCAACATTTCTATATTATCTAGTACTAACAATTGTTTAATTTCTAACATTGCAGGAAGAGGAGTTGGGAAGAGAGGTCAGTATGGGTgaagtttttttcaaaacacatacaaagccGGATGGTTCTTATGTTGATGGCAAGGCAGAGAAAATTCATCAAGCTTATCAGCAGAAGTTGCAAGAGAAGATGGCTGAGCTCGAGGCAGATTCAACTATTTCAGATGGTACTTCACACCGTCGGGAGCTCACCACCGATGAATGTACTGCCATCTTTCTTGAGGTAAAGTAGCATTTCTACTCGATCATtcatttgttttgctctttacCTCTTTacttactgtttttctttttctaaaaacagtGCACTGAGAGGGATTCACGTGGAACTCCTTATGGTGTTGGAAGCCTCAAAGATACTCTTGGCAAGGGCAAGGGCAATCAACCATCACAAACGGAAGCCTTTTTCACACTGCAAGAGCAACTGAAGGAAGCCCAACGCCATATTGAAGTTCAGGCTGAAATCCAGGCGACTCTCAACGCTGAAGCTGCTGCTCGAGAAAAAAAGACTGCTCTCCTTGTGGCTGAGCAAAAGCAAGAGTTGACGATGATGGCAAAGTTTATGCGCCACACTAATCCAGCCTACATGGAGTTTATAGCCTCTCAATCAGCTGAGGAGGACAATCTTCCATCATCAACTCCATGATCAACTCCACAACCTTGCATTTTGTTTCTCAACTCATGAACTAAGTTCTTGTATTCAGTTTGTATGTgttataaactttttctttctatgcTTTTGGTTTGATCTCTATTTTGAACTTGTGTATGTTAAGGTTTTAATACaattatgattatgtttttggaaggtgttttcattagatttttcaTTTACTAGATCAATATTAAAATCAGGATTAAAATCaggattacaaaaaaataaaaaccagtaaatttcattattttctaaaacaaagtaGTCGCTATATAGTCGTCATTTAGTCTGCAAATTGTCGTTAAATAGAAGGNTCATTTTCTTCATGTCCCATTCTGACTCAGATCCAACCGTCCATATTCCTCCAGTGTCTTCAATAGTTGGGTCCCTTTTCTTCTCCCTCTCGCTGTACACTCTCCTCCTTCAAGCGCCAACGCCACCGCCCTCGCCACCTCTTCCGCCGGCGCCACCGCTATCTCCTCCCCGGAATCATCTCCTCCTTTCCCGTATACCACCGAGAGTATGCTTATTGCGtattctcttcctctccctgcCAGTCTCGCCATCACCGCCACCATCGCCGGCACCGTCATCGCGTGAGCTCGAACCTCCGCCGCTCCTTCCTTCGTCGTGCACATGAGCTCTAACGCTGCTAAGGCGCGCTCAACCGCTGAGATCTCTAGCCCCGCCGCCGTTTCCACCACCGCTCGAGCGGCTCCAGCCTCGACCGCCACGTGGCGGTTTCCTTCGGCGAGGCAGAGCGCGAGGAGGATCTTGGTGACGTATTTGGCTGTTACGATCTTGTTGTTGCTGCGAAGGCAAGAGACGAGGCCTCGCATGAGACCCGGTGGACAAGTCGGATCAGAAGGCGGGTCGGGTACGACGACCCGTTCGAGTAGCTGTAGAGCGAGGAGCTTGTCGGATTCGGAGACAGATGTGAGGTGAAGCTCTGCGATCTGGAATGTTTCTTGGAGGGTGGTGGTTACCGGAAGAGGCGGCGGTGGAGGTGgcggaggaagagaaggagcgGTGGATGGAGTTTGGTCAAGGTGATGAGGGAAGCGCCATTGAGTGAAGCTTTGAGAAGTGGaagttgaggaagaggaagatgaggaggagGTGGTTGGTGGTTTACNNNNNNNNNNNNNNNNNNNNNNNNNNNNNNNNNNNNNNNNNNNNNNNNNNNNNNNNNNNNNNNNNNNNNNNNNNNNNNNNNNNNNNNNNNNNNNNNNNNNNNNNNNNNNNNNNNNNNNNNNNNNNNNNNNNNNNNNNNNNNNNNNNNNNNNNNNNNNNNNNNNNNNNNNNNNNNNNNNNNNNNNNNNNNNNNNNNNNNNNNNNNNNNNNNNNNNNNNNNNNNNNNNNNNNNNNNNNNNNNNNNNNNNNNNNNNNNNNNNNNNNNNNNNNNNNNNNNNNNNNNNNNNNNNNNNNNNNNNNNNNNNNNNNNNNNNNNNNNNNNNNNNNNGAATAAAACGACTAATTTCAGACTAAAGTATTGCAAGTTTTATTCATGTAAATACGTCGTAACTTTGTCGCagattagtcgctaaatttagcgactaatacACGACTAAGGCTGATATAATCGTTAAATTGTCGGCAAATTGTCGTCATATTTGGTTACTAAGTTACGACAATGCAACGACAAAGTAACGACAACGCTATATCGTCGTTAAATAGTcgttatttagcgactatttaacgactatACGAATTAACGACAAAATTTTACCTTTAACAGTAATTGGTTTCTAAATAGTCGTATATGTTCATTTAACTGattatttagcgactatttatACAGTCGTTGTTGGCCTGTTaagttagaacttagaagtaaAGTAAAGTAATATGTATAGATGACATGTACCAATTTACTCATTGtcaaatcattattattatgaGTTGAGAACCCACAAAACATGATATCAAAGTTCAATTATTTGATACAAGTAAAATTTTTAGTGTCGGTTTTAGAATGTCATACGGCTTGAaacagattttaaaaaaaaatgactattTTGGAGAAAATGTGTCTAGATCCTGTACTTCGAAAGTTACAAATAATTAACCtaaagttatataatataaaaggTGTCAAAATTATTCTTTGTGAATTAATTAGTTGAGTTGattattaaactttaaaaacctTATACAACTCAActcaaaaagtcaaaaccaatCATATAAAAACCACTTCCATCAGaccaaaatcatatatacttaAATGACATACGTACCGTGAGAAGCTAACCTAGGATTGTATAATTAATGAATCTTGTGCGTTAAAACCAGTTCGTTGTTAATAGTCAAATATGTCTTTCGAGGGTAAAAATTTATTCCCACAGTAAAACCTAATAATTTCAACATAagtttatataaaatctaataattaaAAGGGGACTATATAAATtgtaacatatattatatacacatagaGATAGGGGAGAGTAGACAGAGAGCGAAGGCCCACACATctttaaacaaaagaacaacaagCCCGTGACCCCCAAAAACTAGCtttcagattattattatttttttgcacCTGACATATTAAATCTCAACCGTTAGATATCATTTTCTTCATGTCCCATTCTGACTCAGATCCAACCGTCCATATTCCTCCAGTGTCTTCAATAGTTGGGTCCCTTTTCTTCTCCCTCTCGCTGTACACTCTCCTCCTTCAAGCGCCAACGCCACCGCCCTCGCCACCTCTTCCGCCGGCGCCACCGCTATCTCCTCCCCGGAATCATCTCCTCCTTTCCCGTATACCACCGAGAGTATGCTTATTGCGtattctcttcctctccctgcCAGTCTCGCCATCACCGCCACCATCGCCGGCACCGTCATCGCGTGAGCTCGAACCTCCGCCGCTCCTTCCTTCGTCGTGCACATGAGCTCTAACGCTGCTAAGGCGCGCTCAACCGCTGAGATCTCTAGCCCCGCCGCCGTTTCCACCACCGCTCGAGCGGCTCCAGCCTCGACCGCCACGT contains:
- the LOC104737947 gene encoding uncharacterized protein LOC104737947 isoform X1; protein product: MMKANQKPKTHAPPRPLFSCGFFRRCTQSVLSPTSPHQQQPRRKPPTTSSSSSSSSTSTSQSFTQWRFPHHLDQTPSTAPSLPPPPPPPPLPVTTTLQETFQIAELHLTSVSESDKLLALQLLERVVVPDPPSDPTCPPGLMRGLVSCLRSNNKIVTAKYVTKILLALCLAEGNRHVAVEAGAARAVVETAAGLEISAVERALAALELMCTTKEGAAEVRAHAMTVPAMVAVMARLAGRGREYAISILSVVYGKGGDDSGEEIAVAPAEEVARAVALALEGGECTARGRRKGTQLLKTLEEYGRLDLSQNGT